In Pseudomonas sp. MM213, a genomic segment contains:
- the rpe gene encoding ribulose-phosphate 3-epimerase, giving the protein MQPFVIAPSILSADFARLGEEVDNVLAAGADFVHFDVMDNHYVPNLTIGPMVCAALRKYGVTAPIDAHLMVSPVDRIVGDFIEAGATYITFHPEATQHVDRSLQLIREGGCKSGLVFNPATPLDVLKYVMDKVDMILLMSVNPGFGGQKFIPGTLDKLREARALIDASGRDIRLEIDGGVNVNNIREIAAAGADTFVAGSAIFNAPNYQEVIEKMRSELALARP; this is encoded by the coding sequence ATGCAGCCCTTCGTAATTGCTCCGTCGATTCTCTCCGCCGACTTCGCCCGCCTGGGTGAAGAAGTGGACAACGTTCTGGCCGCCGGCGCCGACTTCGTGCACTTCGATGTCATGGACAACCACTACGTGCCGAACCTGACCATCGGCCCGATGGTCTGTGCCGCGCTGCGCAAGTACGGCGTAACCGCGCCGATCGACGCGCACCTGATGGTCAGCCCGGTTGATCGCATCGTTGGCGACTTCATCGAGGCCGGCGCGACGTACATCACCTTCCACCCGGAAGCCACGCAGCACGTCGACCGTTCCCTGCAACTGATCCGCGAAGGCGGCTGCAAGTCGGGCCTGGTGTTCAACCCGGCGACCCCGCTGGACGTGCTCAAGTACGTGATGGACAAGGTCGACATGATCCTGCTGATGAGCGTCAACCCGGGCTTCGGCGGGCAGAAGTTCATCCCCGGCACCCTCGACAAGCTGCGTGAAGCACGCGCATTGATCGATGCCTCGGGCCGTGACATCCGCCTGGAAATCGACGGCGGCGTGAACGTGAACAACATTCGTGAAATCGCGGCGGCTGGCGCCGATACCTTCGTGGCCGGCTCGGCGATCTTCAACGCGCCGAACTACCAGGAAGTCATCGAGAAGATGCGTTCCGAACTGGCGCTGGCCCGTCCATGA
- a CDS encoding iron-containing alcohol dehydrogenase, producing MSLSSFKIAHKLITGAAAIEQLSAELTRLDIDNPLIVTDAALVKSGTVELALAQLGDRSYEIFDRVLPDPEIAIVEDCMRVYREGGHDGLIGLGGGSAIDIAKSVAAYAGYHGALEDLFGIDQVPRKGPPLIAIPTTAGTGSEVTNVAILSDKVAQLKKGIISDYLLPDVALVSPQMTLTCPRSVTAASGVDALVHAIESYLSLNASAITDALAIGAIKLITQALPKAYANPSNLQAREDMATASLMAGMAFGNAGVGAVHALAYPLGGRFNITHGVSNALLLPYVMTWNKMACVERMQDIAEAMGVKTAHLSANDAADKAVEAMTALCAAVEIPSGLRSFGVPEDAIPALALEAAGIERLMRNNPRKLSAIDIEKIYRAAY from the coding sequence ATGAGTCTTTCCTCTTTCAAAATCGCACACAAACTGATCACCGGCGCAGCTGCCATCGAGCAACTGTCCGCCGAGCTCACGCGCCTGGACATCGACAACCCGCTGATCGTCACCGACGCCGCGCTGGTCAAATCCGGCACGGTGGAGCTGGCGCTCGCGCAGTTGGGGGACCGTAGTTACGAAATTTTCGACCGTGTACTGCCAGACCCGGAAATCGCCATCGTCGAAGACTGCATGCGCGTTTACCGTGAAGGCGGGCACGACGGGCTGATCGGCCTGGGCGGCGGCAGCGCGATCGACATCGCCAAAAGTGTTGCCGCGTATGCCGGTTATCACGGCGCGCTGGAGGATCTGTTCGGCATCGACCAGGTGCCGCGCAAGGGCCCACCGCTGATCGCCATCCCGACCACCGCCGGCACCGGCTCGGAAGTGACCAATGTCGCGATCCTCTCCGACAAGGTTGCGCAACTGAAAAAGGGCATCATCAGCGACTATCTGTTGCCGGACGTGGCCCTGGTCAGCCCGCAAATGACCCTGACCTGCCCGCGCAGTGTCACCGCCGCCAGTGGCGTCGATGCGCTGGTGCACGCCATCGAATCTTATTTGTCCCTCAATGCTTCAGCGATTACCGATGCGCTGGCCATCGGCGCTATCAAGTTGATCACCCAGGCGCTACCCAAGGCCTACGCCAATCCCTCCAATCTGCAGGCGCGTGAAGACATGGCCACCGCCAGCCTGATGGCCGGCATGGCGTTCGGCAATGCCGGGGTCGGCGCGGTGCATGCGCTGGCGTATCCGCTGGGCGGACGTTTCAACATCACCCACGGCGTCAGCAACGCCTTGTTGCTGCCGTACGTCATGACCTGGAACAAGATGGCCTGCGTCGAGCGCATGCAGGATATTGCCGAAGCCATGGGCGTGAAGACCGCTCATCTGAGCGCCAATGACGCTGCGGACAAAGCCGTCGAGGCGATGACTGCGTTGTGCGCAGCGGTAGAAATCCCGTCGGGCCTGCGCAGTTTCGGTGTTCCAGAGGATGCGATTCCGGCCTTGGCCCTGGAAGCCGCGGGTATCGAGCGGCTGATGCGCAACAATCCACGCAAATTGAGTGCGATTGATATCGAGAAGATCTACCGCGCGGCCTACTGA
- a CDS encoding ABC transporter permease, whose amino-acid sequence MLSPYMSPIERVWFYSLRILCGLILLFLILPVLVIIPLSFNSGSFLVYPLQGFSLHWYQDFFASAEWMRALKNSIIVAPAATVLAMVFGTLAAIGLTRGDFPGKALVMALVISPMVVPVVIIGVASYLFFAPLGLGNSFFSLIVVHAVLGVPFVIITVSATLQGFNHNLVRAAASLGASPLTAFRRVTLPLIAPGVISGALFAFATSFDEVVVTLFLAGPEQATLPRQMFSGIRENLSPTIAAAATLLIAFSVILLLTLEWLRGRSEKLRTAQV is encoded by the coding sequence ATGCTGAGTCCTTACATGTCGCCCATCGAACGGGTGTGGTTCTACAGCTTGCGGATTCTCTGCGGCTTGATTTTGCTGTTCCTGATTCTGCCGGTGTTGGTGATCATCCCGTTGTCGTTCAACTCGGGCAGTTTCCTGGTGTATCCGCTGCAAGGTTTTTCGCTGCACTGGTATCAGGACTTCTTCGCCTCGGCGGAATGGATGCGTGCACTGAAGAACAGCATCATCGTCGCCCCGGCGGCGACCGTGCTGGCGATGGTGTTCGGTACGCTGGCGGCGATTGGCCTGACTCGGGGCGACTTCCCGGGCAAGGCGCTAGTGATGGCGTTGGTGATTTCGCCGATGGTGGTGCCGGTGGTGATCATCGGTGTCGCGAGTTACCTGTTCTTTGCACCGCTGGGCCTGGGCAACAGCTTCTTCTCGTTGATCGTGGTGCACGCGGTGTTGGGTGTGCCGTTTGTGATCATCACGGTGTCGGCAACATTGCAGGGGTTTAACCACAACCTGGTGCGCGCCGCTGCCAGCCTCGGGGCTTCACCGCTGACCGCGTTCCGCCGCGTGACCTTGCCGCTGATTGCGCCGGGTGTGATCTCCGGTGCGCTGTTTGCCTTCGCGACCTCGTTCGATGAAGTGGTGGTGACGTTGTTCCTCGCCGGTCCCGAGCAAGCGACCTTGCCACGGCAGATGTTCAGCGGTATCCGCGAAAACCTCAGCCCGACGATCGCCGCCGCGGCAACGCTGCTGATTGCCTTCTCGGTGATCCTGCTGCTGACCCTGGAATGGCTGCGTGGCCGCAGCGAAAAACTGCGCACCGCCCAGGTTTGA